From Deinococcus aquaedulcis, the proteins below share one genomic window:
- a CDS encoding V-type ATPase subunit subunit G family protein, whose translation MDVSSRVLSELASREAALDAQVEAARVQAQQTVAAAEAQAASILRDAEAQVKAMQAEHEQALAGEVQQIREQAAASAAEQAQGTRARAEAKLGQAVDTIMRAVLP comes from the coding sequence TTGGACGTCTCAAGTCGAGTCTTAAGTGAGCTGGCGAGCCGCGAGGCCGCGCTGGACGCGCAGGTTGAAGCGGCCCGCGTGCAGGCGCAGCAGACCGTGGCCGCTGCCGAGGCGCAGGCGGCGAGCATCCTCCGGGACGCGGAAGCTCAGGTGAAGGCCATGCAGGCCGAGCACGAGCAGGCGCTGGCCGGTGAAGTGCAGCAGATCCGCGAGCAGGCGGCCGCTTCGGCGGCAGAGCAGGCCCAGGGCACCCGCGCGCGCGCCGAGGCCAAGCTGGGTCAGGCCGTGGACACCATCATGAGGGCGGTGCTTCCGTGA
- a CDS encoding V-type ATP synthase subunit I codes for MIIPMQQVVIATRKRGSEAVIAALQDAGVLHLKPITGGPLSTGNLVGADAQSRREDERLLARVESTIAELGSYRPAPAPLPAEGQWAELIEAAAQPVATLARARQELQADLDAEAAYGDAVRALARLSGGLDRSRRLATLPFVLQPTDNLAELDAALQTELSDRYALATETVGQNRVGLVAVRRSERDQARAALSRVRLGELRLPGRFDGMGLSDAAAEMERIARTGTARLGELTAERDQLAQAHAPVLFALRDALKDRVAIHDVRAVSARGKYSLALQGYVPADRLGALERALAPFGTGVSYEVHPVDEHHDDLVPVELKNNSYVKPFQTVMGLMTPPKYGTFDPTWVVALFFPLFFGIIMADIGYGLLFLAFGMWLLGKAKRNEGWDLSFFGAYVPPATLRDLGYVTNVMAAWTILWGFLTGEFFGTLLEHLHFFYINPGLLDRLWGWTGLTFPVDPYKAEHGYYKGFIPIVFPRLETGYFSNVALIFALLFGILQVLWGWGIRIQQGLKHKDPLHTWEGIALFGGVFGLIMMAFATRAGKDFGAFTNFSDPRVLLMYLGFAAFVIGWLRVIKHFPLLPIELLSQGGAVVSYARIFAVGLVSAILAKLCTDLGWSLAENIGFLGIIIGIVLGLVLHFLVLALTLIGHVLQPLRLHMVEFLNPTGFNADSSPRYNPLRRLSPAQGQVK; via the coding sequence GTGATCATCCCCATGCAGCAGGTCGTGATCGCCACCCGCAAGCGCGGCAGTGAAGCGGTCATTGCGGCGCTGCAGGACGCTGGGGTGCTGCACCTCAAGCCCATCACGGGCGGCCCTCTGAGCACCGGCAACCTCGTGGGTGCCGATGCCCAGAGCCGCCGCGAAGACGAGCGCCTGCTGGCGCGCGTGGAAAGCACCATCGCCGAACTGGGCAGCTACCGCCCCGCGCCCGCGCCCCTGCCCGCCGAAGGGCAGTGGGCCGAGCTGATTGAGGCGGCCGCCCAGCCGGTGGCCACGCTGGCCCGCGCCCGCCAGGAACTGCAGGCCGACCTGGACGCCGAAGCGGCCTACGGCGACGCTGTGCGCGCCCTGGCCCGGCTCTCGGGCGGGCTGGACCGCAGCCGCCGACTGGCGACCCTGCCCTTCGTGCTGCAGCCCACCGACAACCTCGCGGAGCTGGACGCGGCCCTGCAAACCGAGCTGAGTGACCGCTACGCTCTGGCCACCGAAACCGTGGGCCAGAACCGCGTGGGTTTGGTGGCCGTGCGCCGCAGCGAACGCGATCAGGCCCGCGCGGCCCTGTCGCGCGTTCGCCTGGGCGAACTGCGCCTGCCCGGCCGCTTTGACGGCATGGGCCTCAGCGACGCCGCCGCCGAGATGGAGCGCATCGCCCGCACCGGCACCGCCCGCCTGGGCGAGCTGACGGCCGAGCGTGACCAGCTGGCCCAGGCCCACGCCCCGGTGCTGTTCGCCCTGCGCGACGCCCTGAAAGACCGCGTGGCCATTCACGACGTGCGCGCCGTATCGGCCCGGGGTAAGTACAGCCTCGCGCTGCAAGGTTACGTCCCCGCCGACCGTCTGGGTGCCCTGGAACGGGCTCTGGCCCCTTTCGGCACGGGCGTGAGCTACGAAGTTCACCCTGTCGATGAGCACCACGACGACCTCGTGCCGGTGGAGCTGAAGAACAACAGCTACGTCAAGCCCTTCCAGACCGTGATGGGCCTGATGACCCCGCCCAAGTACGGCACCTTCGACCCCACCTGGGTCGTGGCGCTGTTCTTCCCGCTGTTTTTCGGGATCATCATGGCGGACATCGGCTACGGGCTGCTGTTCCTGGCCTTTGGCATGTGGCTGCTGGGCAAGGCCAAGCGCAATGAAGGCTGGGACCTGAGCTTCTTCGGCGCCTACGTGCCGCCCGCCACCCTGCGCGACCTGGGCTACGTGACCAACGTCATGGCCGCCTGGACCATCCTGTGGGGCTTCCTGACCGGCGAGTTCTTCGGCACGCTGCTGGAGCACCTGCACTTCTTCTACATCAACCCGGGCCTGCTGGACCGCCTGTGGGGCTGGACTGGCCTGACCTTCCCGGTGGACCCCTACAAGGCCGAGCACGGGTACTACAAGGGCTTCATTCCCATCGTGTTCCCGCGCCTGGAAACCGGCTACTTCAGCAATGTGGCGCTGATCTTCGCGCTGCTCTTCGGCATCCTGCAGGTGCTGTGGGGCTGGGGCATCCGCATTCAGCAGGGCCTCAAGCACAAAGACCCCCTGCACACCTGGGAAGGCATCGCCCTGTTCGGCGGCGTGTTCGGCCTGATCATGATGGCCTTCGCCACCCGTGCGGGCAAGGACTTCGGCGCCTTTACCAACTTCTCTGATCCCCGCGTGCTGCTGATGTACCTGGGCTTTGCCGCCTTTGTGATCGGCTGGCTGCGCGTGATCAAGCACTTCCCCCTGCTGCCCATTGAACTGCTGTCGCAGGGCGGGGCCGTGGTGAGCTACGCCCGTATCTTCGCCGTGGGTCTGGTGTCGGCCATTCTGGCCAAGCTGTGCACCGACCTGGGCTGGAGCCTGGCCGAGAACATCGGGTTCCTGGGCATCATCATCGGCATCGTGCTGGGTCTGGTGCTGCACTTCCTGGTGCTGGCGCTGACCCTGATTGGCCACGTGCTGCAGCCGCTGCGTTTGCACATGGTCGAGTTCCTGAACCCCACCGGCTTCAACGCCGATTCCAGCCCCCGTTACAACCCCCTTCGTCGCCTCAGCCCCGCGCAGGGGCAGGTCAAATAA
- a CDS encoding V-type ATP synthase subunit K, translating into MTKYNKIVLASLAFALISTGYAQEGTNAATDELYRGLRAVGAGLALGLGAIGTGIAQARIGSSLVGAVAEDPSKAGSLLLYFLLPETLVIFGFLALFILN; encoded by the coding sequence ATGACCAAGTACAACAAGATCGTCCTCGCGTCCCTCGCCTTCGCCCTGATCAGCACCGGTTACGCCCAGGAAGGCACCAACGCCGCCACCGACGAGCTGTACCGTGGTCTGCGCGCCGTGGGTGCCGGTCTGGCCCTGGGCCTGGGCGCCATCGGCACCGGTATCGCCCAGGCGCGCATCGGCTCCAGCCTCGTGGGCGCCGTGGCCGAGGACCCCAGCAAGGCCGGTAGCCTGCTGCTGTACTTCCTGCTGCCCGAAACCCTGGTGATCTTCGGCTTCCTGGCGCTGTTCATCCTGAACTGA
- a CDS encoding V-type ATP synthase subunit E, whose translation MALDKLLENETQQEIEQIRAQAQARAGEIVAQAQERARTLIESRTRQMEGARQAELVRARSAADLDSNAQRLSASDSLQAQAFATSEGYLQGAAQSPEYPMIVVRLLEEALGVLPDARVVETASAEMGAVHQALSQLGRQLEVRANEQVKTGVRLVGADGKSSVQNTLLGRLERVRGELAPQISRLLAE comes from the coding sequence ATGGCCCTCGACAAGCTTCTCGAAAACGAGACCCAGCAGGAGATCGAGCAGATCCGCGCCCAGGCCCAGGCCCGCGCCGGGGAGATCGTGGCGCAGGCCCAGGAACGCGCCCGCACCCTGATCGAGTCGCGCACCCGCCAGATGGAAGGTGCCCGGCAGGCCGAACTGGTGCGCGCCCGCAGCGCCGCCGACCTGGACAGCAACGCCCAGCGCCTCTCGGCGTCGGACTCGCTGCAGGCCCAGGCGTTCGCCACCTCGGAAGGCTACCTGCAGGGCGCGGCGCAGTCGCCCGAGTACCCCATGATCGTGGTGCGCCTGCTGGAAGAGGCCCTGGGCGTGCTGCCCGACGCCCGCGTGGTGGAAACCGCCTCGGCTGAGATGGGCGCCGTGCACCAGGCCCTCTCGCAGCTGGGCCGCCAGCTGGAGGTGCGCGCCAACGAGCAGGTGAAAACCGGCGTTCGTCTGGTGGGTGCCGACGGCAAGTCCAGCGTGCAGAACACGCTGCTGGGCCGCCTGGAGCGCGTGCGCGGCGAACTGGCCCCCCAGATCAGCCGCCTGCTCGCGGAATAA
- a CDS encoding V0D/AC39 family V-type ATPase subunit, whose translation MPDDYAYINTRVRVMRTKLLDGRSLDSALAAGSYQEFLRVLTETDLAANLRETTTETAGLAELDQALSRNLFDTTRKVLGFADGDAKREIQALLMKWDLVNLKTVARGIAAGRGADAILGSLIPGGTLKPSALQTAAQSTDLQSAAAAIALSGHPLAAALRAGATAYQASGRLLDLEVALDQGYYRHALNVARNTSLRRYLSREIDITNALIARASAGQPMNPALFVPGGKLDAGGYARLAGGDASGLSDVAAILEAPSLEDAEVAARRALDTATRNIAAGDPEGVGLILDFLRRKEIEIAKLRLIGRGKFYDLSPEQIRKEVQA comes from the coding sequence ATGCCCGACGACTACGCTTACATCAACACGCGCGTCCGCGTTATGCGGACCAAACTGCTCGACGGACGCTCGCTTGACTCGGCGCTCGCGGCGGGCAGTTACCAGGAGTTCCTGCGGGTCCTGACCGAAACGGACCTCGCCGCGAACCTGCGCGAAACCACCACCGAGACCGCCGGACTGGCCGAACTGGATCAGGCCCTGAGCCGCAACCTGTTCGACACCACCCGCAAGGTGCTGGGCTTTGCCGACGGCGACGCCAAGCGCGAGATTCAGGCCCTGCTGATGAAGTGGGATCTGGTCAACCTCAAGACGGTGGCGCGCGGCATTGCCGCCGGGCGCGGCGCCGACGCGATTCTGGGCAGCCTGATTCCCGGCGGCACCCTGAAGCCCAGCGCGCTGCAAACCGCCGCCCAGAGCACCGACCTGCAGAGCGCGGCCGCCGCGATTGCCCTCAGCGGGCACCCGCTGGCCGCCGCCCTGCGCGCGGGGGCGACGGCCTACCAGGCCAGCGGTCGCCTGCTGGACCTGGAAGTGGCGCTGGACCAGGGCTACTATCGCCACGCTCTGAACGTGGCGCGCAACACCAGTCTGCGCCGTTACCTGAGCCGCGAAATCGACATCACCAACGCCCTGATTGCGCGCGCCAGCGCGGGCCAGCCCATGAACCCGGCGCTGTTCGTGCCGGGCGGCAAGCTGGACGCGGGCGGCTATGCCCGGCTTGCGGGCGGCGACGCCAGCGGCCTGAGCGACGTGGCGGCCATTCTGGAAGCCCCCAGCCTGGAAGATGCCGAGGTGGCGGCCCGCCGCGCCCTGGACACCGCCACCCGCAACATTGCGGCCGGCGACCCTGAGGGCGTGGGCCTGATCCTGGACTTCCTGCGGCGCAAGGAAATCGAGATTGCCAAGCTCCGTCTGATCGGGCGCGGCAAGTTCTATGACCTGAGCCCCGAGCAGATTCGCAAGGAGGTGCAGGCATGA
- a CDS encoding V-type ATP synthase subunit F, with amino-acid sequence MTGTTQRVAVLSDAETATGYRLAGAEVVEATPETAVAALERLIVEGQYGLVAVDTGLIPDPQTATARVMRGRDLPILLPIPSLKDAFNPNTVDAKAYMGKLVRDTIGFDIKL; translated from the coding sequence ATGACCGGCACCACGCAGCGCGTGGCGGTGCTTAGCGACGCCGAAACGGCCACCGGTTACCGCCTTGCGGGCGCCGAGGTCGTGGAAGCCACGCCCGAGACCGCCGTGGCGGCCCTGGAGCGGCTGATCGTGGAGGGGCAGTACGGTCTGGTGGCCGTGGACACGGGACTGATTCCCGATCCGCAGACCGCCACGGCGCGCGTGATGCGCGGCCGCGACCTGCCGATCCTGCTGCCCATTCCCAGCCTCAAAGACGCTTTCAACCCGAACACGGTGGACGCCAAGGCCTACATGGGCAAACTGGTGCGCGACACGATTGGGTTCGATATCAAACTGTAA
- a CDS encoding V-type ATP synthase subunit A — protein sequence MTQQQKGVVQSIAGPAVIADGMYGAKMYDIVRVGKERLVGEIIRLDGNTAFVQVYEDTSGLTVGEPVETTGLPLSVELGPGMLNGIYDGIQRPLDKIREASGDFIARGIEVSSLNRTQKWAFTPSVQAGDTVQGGTILGTVPEFSFTHKILTPPDKAGKLRMVVPAGEYTIDDTIAELEDGTPLRLAHYWPVRAPRPVTKKLDPSLPFLTGMRILDVLFPLVMGGAAAIPGPFGSGKTVTQQSVAKYGNADIVVYVGCGERGNEMTDVLVEFPELEDPKTGGPLMHRTILIANTSNMPVAAREASVYTGITLAEYFRDQGYSVSLMADSTSRWAEALREISSRLEEMPAEEGYPPYLGAKLAAFYERAGAVKTLAGEDGAVSVIGAVSPAGGDMSEPVTQATLRITGAFWRLDAGLARRRHFPAINWNGSYSLFTPILDKWYRENVGQDFPELRQRIGNLLQQEASLQEVVQLVGPDALQDNERLIIETGRMLRQDFLQQNGFDPVDASASMPKNYGLMKMFLKFYDEADAALKSGATIDEIIQNPVIEKLARARYTPESEFIAYGEGVMDELHTTFKGVKA from the coding sequence ATGACGCAACAGCAAAAGGGCGTCGTGCAGAGCATCGCCGGGCCGGCCGTGATTGCGGACGGTATGTACGGTGCCAAAATGTACGACATCGTGCGCGTGGGCAAGGAGCGCCTCGTGGGCGAGATTATTCGCCTCGACGGCAACACCGCCTTCGTGCAGGTGTACGAAGACACCAGCGGCCTGACCGTGGGTGAGCCTGTGGAAACCACCGGTCTGCCCCTCAGCGTGGAGCTGGGGCCGGGGATGCTCAACGGCATCTACGACGGCATTCAGCGCCCGCTTGACAAGATCCGCGAAGCCTCGGGCGACTTTATCGCGCGCGGCATCGAAGTGAGCAGCCTCAACCGCACCCAGAAGTGGGCCTTCACGCCCAGCGTGCAGGCCGGCGACACCGTCCAGGGCGGCACCATCCTGGGCACCGTGCCCGAGTTCTCCTTTACGCACAAGATCCTGACGCCCCCCGACAAGGCGGGCAAGCTGCGCATGGTCGTGCCGGCCGGTGAGTACACCATCGACGACACCATTGCGGAACTGGAAGACGGTACCCCGCTGCGCCTGGCCCACTACTGGCCCGTGCGCGCGCCCCGTCCCGTGACCAAGAAGCTGGACCCCAGCCTGCCGTTCCTCACCGGGATGCGCATTCTGGACGTGCTGTTCCCCCTGGTCATGGGTGGCGCCGCCGCGATCCCGGGCCCCTTCGGTTCGGGCAAGACCGTGACCCAGCAGTCGGTGGCCAAGTACGGCAACGCCGACATCGTGGTGTACGTGGGCTGCGGCGAGCGCGGCAACGAGATGACCGACGTGCTGGTGGAGTTCCCGGAACTGGAAGACCCCAAGACCGGCGGGCCCCTCATGCACCGCACGATCCTGATCGCCAACACCTCCAATATGCCCGTGGCCGCCCGTGAAGCGAGCGTGTACACCGGCATCACGCTGGCCGAGTACTTCCGCGACCAAGGCTACTCGGTGTCCCTGATGGCCGACTCCACCAGCCGCTGGGCCGAGGCGCTGCGCGAAATCTCCTCGCGTCTGGAAGAAATGCCCGCCGAAGAAGGCTACCCGCCCTACCTGGGCGCCAAGCTGGCGGCCTTCTACGAGCGCGCCGGGGCCGTCAAGACTCTGGCCGGTGAAGACGGCGCGGTGTCCGTGATCGGCGCCGTGAGCCCCGCCGGCGGCGACATGTCCGAGCCCGTGACCCAGGCCACCCTGCGTATTACCGGCGCCTTCTGGCGTCTGGACGCTGGTCTGGCGCGCCGCCGCCACTTCCCCGCGATCAACTGGAACGGCTCCTACAGCCTGTTCACGCCGATCCTGGACAAGTGGTACCGCGAGAACGTGGGCCAGGACTTCCCCGAGCTGCGTCAGCGCATCGGCAACCTGCTGCAGCAGGAAGCCAGCTTGCAGGAAGTGGTGCAGCTCGTCGGTCCCGACGCGCTGCAGGACAACGAGCGTCTGATCATCGAGACGGGCCGCATGCTGCGCCAAGACTTCCTGCAGCAGAACGGCTTTGACCCGGTGGACGCCTCGGCCTCCATGCCCAAGAACTACGGCCTGATGAAGATGTTCCTGAAGTTCTACGACGAGGCCGACGCCGCCCTGAAGAGTGGCGCGACCATCGACGAGATCATCCAGAACCCTGTCATCGAGAAGCTGGCCCGCGCCCGCTACACCCCGGAAAGCGAGTTCATCGCCTACGGTGAAGGCGTGATGGACGAGCTGCACACCACCTTCAAGGGAGTGAAAGCGTGA
- a CDS encoding V-type ATP synthase subunit B: protein MTLLQKEYNDVAYISGPLLFVNAASDLAYGAIVNIKDASGRTRGGQVISVTDQNAVIQVFEETRGLDLATASVSLVEDVARLGVSKEMIGRRFDGLGRPIDGLPAVVAEQRLSINGQAMNPAARAKPEEFIQTGISTIDVQTSLIRGQKLPIFSGSGLPHNELAAQIARQAKVPGHEGDFAVVFAAMGLTQREVSFFTQEFERTGALARSVLFLNKADDPAVERLLTPRMALTTAEYLAFEHGYHVLVILTDLTNYCEALREIGGAREEIPGRRGFPGYMYTDLASLYERAGVVDGKPGSVTQVPILSMPDDDITHPIPDLTGYITEGQIVVDRTLNSKGVFPPINPLPSLSRLQGNGIGKGKTRADHKNISDQLFAAYANGLDLRKLVAITGEDALTETDKLYLRFADDFEQYFIGQGDQDRSIEDSLTVAWGILSKLPQSQLTRISKDAIDKYYGTKMDEMWKGNRM from the coding sequence GTGACCCTTCTCCAGAAGGAATACAACGACGTCGCGTACATCTCCGGTCCGCTGCTGTTCGTGAACGCGGCTTCGGACCTCGCGTACGGCGCCATCGTGAACATCAAGGACGCCTCCGGGCGTACGCGCGGCGGTCAGGTCATCTCGGTGACCGACCAGAACGCCGTGATTCAGGTGTTCGAAGAAACCCGTGGTCTAGACCTCGCCACCGCCAGCGTGAGCCTCGTGGAAGACGTGGCCCGCCTGGGTGTGAGCAAGGAAATGATCGGCCGCCGCTTCGACGGCCTGGGCCGCCCCATTGACGGCCTGCCCGCCGTGGTGGCCGAGCAGCGCCTGTCGATCAACGGTCAGGCCATGAACCCCGCCGCGCGCGCCAAGCCCGAGGAGTTCATTCAGACCGGGATCTCCACCATTGACGTGCAGACCAGCCTGATCCGTGGCCAGAAGCTGCCGATCTTCTCCGGCTCGGGTCTGCCGCACAACGAACTGGCGGCCCAGATCGCCCGTCAGGCCAAGGTGCCCGGCCACGAAGGCGACTTCGCCGTGGTGTTTGCGGCGATGGGTCTGACCCAGCGCGAAGTCAGCTTCTTCACGCAGGAGTTCGAGCGCACGGGCGCGCTGGCCCGCTCGGTGCTGTTCCTGAACAAGGCCGACGACCCCGCCGTGGAGCGTCTGCTGACCCCCCGCATGGCCCTGACCACCGCCGAGTACCTGGCCTTCGAGCACGGCTACCACGTGCTGGTGATCCTGACCGACCTGACGAACTACTGCGAGGCGCTGCGTGAAATCGGCGGCGCGCGTGAAGAGATCCCTGGTCGCCGTGGCTTCCCCGGCTACATGTACACCGACCTTGCGTCGCTGTACGAGCGCGCCGGTGTGGTGGACGGCAAGCCCGGTTCGGTCACCCAGGTGCCGATCCTGTCGATGCCCGACGACGACATCACCCACCCCATCCCCGACCTGACCGGGTACATCACCGAAGGCCAGATCGTGGTGGACCGCACCCTGAACTCCAAGGGTGTGTTCCCCCCGATCAACCCGCTGCCTTCCTTGAGCCGCCTGCAGGGCAACGGCATCGGCAAGGGCAAGACCCGCGCCGACCACAAGAACATCTCGGACCAGCTGTTCGCCGCCTACGCCAACGGCCTGGACCTGCGCAAGCTGGTGGCCATCACCGGTGAAGACGCGCTGACCGAGACCGACAAGCTGTACCTGCGCTTTGCCGATGACTTCGAGCAGTACTTCATTGGCCAGGGCGACCAGGACCGCAGCATCGAAGACAGCCTGACCGTGGCCTGGGGGATTCTCTCCAAGCTGCCCCAGAGCCAGCTGACCCGTATCTCCAAGGACGCCATCGACAAGTACTACGGCACCAAGATGGACGAGATGTGGAAGGGTAACCGCATGTAA
- a CDS encoding V-type ATP synthase subunit D, whose protein sequence is MAGQISPTRSALLASKASLKTASGGADLLKRKRDALIGEFFALVKDALAAREQLSGVSKGAYTSLFGAKAWDSPEAVESLSLAGSGDYAVNMQIENLYGVKVPRISVPERAQAAGFSPINVGARTIQAATDFGGVMEAIVKVAATETKLRRIGEEIKKTSRRVNALEQVVIPGIEDDIRFIRSVLDQREREASYTQKKIKAKIEAKAEQQRANIQAGNHGSAAD, encoded by the coding sequence ATGGCAGGACAGATCAGCCCCACCCGCAGCGCACTGCTGGCCAGCAAGGCCAGCCTGAAAACGGCCTCCGGCGGCGCCGACCTGCTCAAGCGCAAGCGCGACGCCCTGATCGGCGAGTTCTTTGCGCTGGTCAAGGACGCGCTGGCCGCCCGTGAGCAGCTGAGCGGTGTCAGCAAGGGCGCCTACACCAGCCTGTTCGGGGCCAAGGCCTGGGACAGCCCGGAAGCTGTGGAAAGCCTCAGTCTGGCGGGCAGCGGCGATTACGCCGTGAACATGCAGATTGAGAACCTGTACGGCGTGAAGGTGCCCCGCATCAGCGTGCCCGAGCGGGCGCAGGCCGCAGGCTTCAGCCCCATCAATGTGGGTGCGCGGACCATTCAGGCCGCCACCGACTTTGGCGGCGTGATGGAAGCCATCGTGAAGGTGGCCGCCACCGAAACGAAGCTGCGGCGCATTGGCGAGGAGATCAAGAAGACCTCCCGCCGCGTGAACGCCCTGGAGCAGGTGGTCATTCCCGGCATCGAGGATGACATCCGCTTTATTCGCAGCGTGCTGGACCAGCGCGAGCGCGAAGCCAGCTACACCCAGAAGAAGATCAAGGCGAAGATCGAGGCGAAAGCCGAGCAGCAGCGCGCCAATATTCAAGCGGGGAACCACGGCTCAGCCGCCGACTGA
- a CDS encoding HD domain-containing protein: MKDNALLSAAEAYARPFYAEAHRAYHNTAHVEAMLGALAARGVLSPALALAVWGHDLIYDPRAGDNEARSAEVFGMWLAGQGAPAELVAQVQVLILATQHRALPATREEALLVDADLGILGAEPRAFAAYDAAIRQEYRHVPGPLYRIGRRKVLQGFLNRERIYTTPEFAGLEAQARANLAGAIAQL; this comes from the coding sequence ATGAAGGACAACGCCCTGCTCAGCGCAGCCGAAGCCTACGCCCGGCCGTTTTATGCCGAAGCCCACCGCGCCTACCACAACACGGCGCATGTGGAGGCCATGCTGGGCGCGCTGGCTGCCCGGGGCGTGCTCTCCCCTGCCCTCGCGCTGGCGGTGTGGGGCCACGACCTGATCTACGACCCCCGTGCAGGAGACAACGAGGCCCGCAGCGCCGAAGTCTTTGGGATGTGGCTGGCCGGTCAAGGCGCGCCTGCTGAACTGGTGGCCCAGGTGCAGGTCCTGATTCTGGCCACTCAGCACCGGGCCTTGCCGGCCACGCGTGAGGAGGCCCTGCTGGTGGACGCCGACCTGGGCATTCTGGGGGCTGAACCCCGCGCCTTTGCGGCCTACGACGCGGCCATTCGCCAGGAATACCGCCATGTGCCGGGGCCGCTCTACCGCATCGGGCGCCGCAAGGTGCTGCAGGGGTTTCTGAACCGCGAGCGGATCTACACCACACCAGAGTTTGCAGGACTGGAAGCGCAGGCGCGGGCGAATCTGGCCGGGGCCATCGCCCAGCTGTAG
- a CDS encoding ROK family protein: MSSPFSPEQISIGIDVGGTKIASGVLRGDELHDPHQVPTPETGWKAVLDAIAGEVRRLQERHPEARLIGVGIPGPLNADRTRVKFAPNIYGFTDVPLVDGLRDRLGQRVVLENDAKAAALAEAHLGAARGAESSIYVTVSTGIGSGIVLNGRIWRGRHGIAGEIGHVTALPGGPVSGTGLDGALEALASGTAIARDASYTLNREVTTAEAFQLAQQGHPGARRVVTQAMRHIGIALADLQKVIDPEVFVLGGGVASVGDYFFHGVQAAADEYAQGFAPVTIRRAQLGGNAGVIGAALAARHG, translated from the coding sequence ATGAGTTCACCTTTCTCCCCAGAGCAGATCAGCATTGGTATTGATGTCGGCGGCACCAAGATCGCCAGCGGCGTGCTGCGCGGCGACGAGCTGCACGATCCCCATCAGGTGCCCACCCCCGAAACCGGCTGGAAGGCCGTGCTGGACGCCATCGCCGGTGAGGTGCGCCGCCTGCAGGAGCGCCACCCTGAAGCCCGCCTGATTGGTGTGGGTATTCCTGGGCCCCTGAACGCCGACCGCACCCGCGTGAAGTTCGCGCCGAACATCTACGGTTTCACCGACGTGCCCCTGGTGGACGGCCTGCGTGACCGGCTGGGCCAGCGCGTGGTGCTGGAAAACGACGCCAAGGCCGCCGCCCTGGCCGAGGCCCACCTGGGCGCGGCTCGGGGTGCCGAGAGCAGCATTTACGTGACAGTCAGCACCGGAATCGGCTCGGGGATCGTGCTCAATGGGCGCATCTGGCGCGGGCGGCATGGCATTGCCGGCGAGATTGGCCACGTGACCGCCCTGCCCGGCGGCCCGGTGAGCGGCACCGGGCTGGACGGCGCGCTGGAAGCCCTGGCCAGCGGCACCGCCATCGCCCGGGATGCCAGTTACACCCTGAACCGTGAAGTCACCACGGCCGAGGCCTTTCAACTTGCGCAGCAGGGGCACCCCGGCGCCCGCCGCGTGGTGACGCAGGCGATGCGGCACATCGGCATTGCCCTAGCGGACCTGCAGAAGGTCATTGACCCGGAAGTCTTTGTGCTGGGCGGCGGCGTGGCCAGCGTGGGCGACTACTTCTTCCACGGCGTGCAGGCAGCGGCCGACGAGTACGCGCAGGGCTTTGCGCCGGTGACCATTCGCCGCGCCCAGCTGGGCGGCAATGCCGGCGTGATCGGCGCGGCGCTGGCCGCACGGCACGGGTAA
- a CDS encoding acyl-CoA thioesterase: MTGTSEQNAASARVPALNWQDAHRTQIQLRYGDLDAMGHVNNARYAEFLEVARLALAAELGIELAGRSVLARLELDYVRDIRPGQQVLIETLVERTGRTSWTSVSRILADGVPCAFSRSVVVRVDDQGRPEPLPEDLKGQVSPWLVRA, from the coding sequence ATGACGGGAACTTCTGAACAGAACGCCGCTTCTGCGCGCGTGCCCGCGCTGAACTGGCAAGACGCCCACCGCACCCAGATTCAGCTGCGTTACGGCGATCTGGACGCCATGGGCCACGTGAACAACGCCCGCTACGCCGAGTTTCTGGAGGTGGCCCGCCTCGCCCTGGCCGCCGAGTTGGGCATTGAACTCGCCGGGCGCTCGGTGCTGGCGCGGCTGGAACTGGACTACGTGCGCGATATCCGCCCCGGGCAGCAGGTGCTGATCGAGACACTGGTGGAGCGCACCGGCCGCACCAGCTGGACCAGCGTGTCGCGCATTCTGGCCGATGGCGTGCCCTGCGCCTTTTCGCGGTCCGTGGTGGTGCGGGTGGATGACCAGGGCCGCCCCGAGCCGCTGCCCGAGGACCTGAAGGGCCAGGTTTCCCCGTGGCTGGTCCGGGCATGA